GCGCAGTACCTGTCCGACGGGACCGGCATCTTCCGGCTGTGGCGGCTGGGGTGGATATGACAGACGCCGCGTGACAGCTGACGCGAAGTCGCGGGCCGGACGACCCCGGGAGTGACACGGCGTGCCCGGCCCCCGCATCGTTCTGTGCTGGGGGTGTGTCCGGGGTGAGGAGCACACGTGTTGAGACGCAACTCCTTCCGGCTGCCCCGCCATCCCGCGTCCGTGGGGCTCGTCCGGCGACGCGTAAGGGAACATCTGGTCGACTGGGGGCACAAGGAAGGCTCCGCGGCACTGGAGGACGTCGTCCTCGTCGTCTCCGAGCTCGCGACCAACGTCGTACGCCACGGACCTTTGCTGGAGCGGGAGTTCGAGGTCGCCGTGACCGCCCTCGCGGACGGCTCCTGTCTGATCGAGGTGTCCGACGAGAGCACGGTCGTGCCCCGCGTCAGGGAGGCGGGGGACTGGGAGGAAGCGGGGCGGGGACTGTGGCTCGTGGAGCACCTCGCCCAGGCCTGGGGGGTGTGGAGCCGGGGACGGCACGGGAAGACGGTCTGGGCGCTGCTGGGAGGATGACCGTCACTTTCAGGCCATCACCCGGGGCCGTGCCCATGCCTCCTGTGGGCTGGTGTCGAGGCCATCCTCGTAGGCAGGAGCGGAGCCAAGTGTCCCGTTCGATCCCGTTCACCCGAAAGCGATCACTCTGCCGCCCGCGCCTCGCCGCCCGCCTCCGGCGCCCCCTTCGTCATCCCCGGCAGGAAGTCCGTGAACAGCTCGTGCACCTCGCGGACCAGGGGGCGCAGGGCGCGGAACCGCGCCAGCGAGACGCCCCGGGTGGTCAGCCGGGCCCCCCGCTCGGCCAGCCGGTAGCTGCGGGCGCGCCCCTCGCTCCGGTCGAAGACCCAGTACAGGACGAGCCCCATCAGGGAGAGCCACATCAACTCGGGGAGGATGTCCCGGAGTTCGTCCGGGACCTTGGCCTTGGACCCGGCGAGCACCTCGCGGTGGATGGCGATGGACTCCTCGCGCGGCCC
This genomic stretch from Streptomyces deccanensis harbors:
- a CDS encoding ATP-binding protein, giving the protein MLRRNSFRLPRHPASVGLVRRRVREHLVDWGHKEGSAALEDVVLVVSELATNVVRHGPLLEREFEVAVTALADGSCLIEVSDESTVVPRVREAGDWEEAGRGLWLVEHLAQAWGVWSRGRHGKTVWALLGG